The nucleotide sequence CTGTACCAGTCTCATGGTACTTTCGGTAAAATCCGCAGAGGGGCGCTCTGGGGCAGCATGCTGCATAAGTTTTTTAAAGGTGTCTTCCCTATCGTTTTTCATACGCTAATGGGTTGTGCAGGTACGATCCGGTTTTCATAACAAAAACCGTAATTGTTGTTCCAGTGTTTTTCTTGCCCGGAATAATTTTACTTTAATATTCGATTCTGACAAGCCCGTGATTTCTGCCATTTCCCGAATGGAATTTTCATTAAGGTAGTAGAGTGTTATAAGTACCCCATCGATTGAGGGTAGTCTGCCAATGGCCTCGCGGATGTACGTTTGCTTTTCCATTGTCTCAAGAATATCCAACGGTGGTACTGTATCGTCGGTATCATCGATTCCCTCTTCCATGGGATAAGCAGGTATCCGTTGCTTCTGTAGTTTCGAAAGACAAGTCCGGTAAATGATGGTGTACAGCCAGGTAGAGAATTTCGATTTGCCTTCAAACGAATGAAGCTGCTGATACGCTTTCACGAAACCTTCCTGCGCGGCATCTTCGGCGTCTTCGGCCTGCCGCATGATCCGTAAGGCAATCGTGTACGCCATATCCTGGTATTTATCGACAAGGTACCTATAGGCAGCAGAGTCTCCTTTTTTGACTTTATCAATGTATACCTGCTCCTCGGATGGCTGCATTGTGGTTGCGTGGGAATGCGTTCTCCCTGTTTAGACCGGATATTTCTGTGCAAGGTTACAGTCGGGAAGGTTTTTTATTTTTTTCCGGAATCTGTAACCCCGCATCCCAACGGCCCGTCTTATGGGGTATACTCTACGGACTTAATTTTTACTACCTATGAATGACATGGATGATCTGAAACATATTATAATCTCGGTCAGCGCTTTCGCAGGAATATTCGGAATCGTGTACGTGTTCATGATGACCCGCTACAAAGAACGTATGGCCATGATCGAACGAAAAGTGGATGCTTCGTTACTTGACTCCACCCGTAAATCGCTTTCTCCCACGCTGAAATTCGGTATGCTGTTCGTAGGGATCGCCATCGGAATCATCGTTGCATCAGCACTCAATCGCTGGTACAGCCTGAGCATGGGCATGTCCCTATTAGCCATGGTATTCCTGTTCGGAGGAATCAGTCTGATTCTCAATTTTATCATCGAACGCAGGTTGGAAAAATAACTTTCATGCCATTTCCTTCCTAGCCGGACTCTCTCTTTTTCTACCGGCTAACTTCTATCCAATTCGCATTTTCTAATCCAGTTTGCAGAAGAGAAAAAATCTCTTCCCGGAATCTATTTGTCTCATAAATCTGATAGCCATAAAAATAAAACTCATGAAAACCAGGTACTTACTCGTTGTCTTAATTTTTTTGTTATGCTTCAATCAGGTACTTGCGCAGTCGGTACCAGGTACGGACACTGTATCGGGGATCGTCGCCGATTCGGCCAGTCAAAACCCCCTCGATCTTATCACGGTGCAGCTTCTGAATAAGGCCAATACACCGGTCAACGTGGTCTACACCGCAGCCGATGGATCTTTTTCAATAGGGTACCCTGAGGCCGGAAACTATACGCTGGTACTATCAGGTGTCGGCTATAAAAACAGAAAGATACCTGTTAATGCCACCGACGACGCCCAAAGAACGATCCGGCTGGGGACTATACTCCTTAGTCCCGAAACGGTAGCTTTAAAAGAGGTACTGGTGACGGCCGCCAAACCGATTGTAACCCAGGAAATAGACCGCATCACGTACGATCTTCAGGCCGATCCCGAAAGTAAAGTGTACAGTGTACTCGAAATGATGCGCAAGGTACCTTTGCTTTCACTGGACGCCGACAACACTTTGTATATGAAGGGCAACACGGATTTTCGGATTCTGGTGGATGGCAAACCGTCCAGTATGGTCGAGCGCAACTACAAGGAAATTCTCCGCAGCATGCCGGCATCGTCCATTGAGCGGATCGAAGTCATTACTTCTCCTCCTGCCAAATACGATGCGGAAGGCCTGGCGGGTATTATCAATATCGTTACCAGAAAAAAGCTCGACAATGGCTACCGGGGTTCTGTCAACGTGAGTGAACGCTTTCCCGTAGGCGGGCCGGGCGTAGGGGGAACGGTGTCGTTCAAGCAAGGAAAACTCGGCATGACGGCCCTCTTCGGGGCGAGTATTTACAATACCCCCGAGGTGAGTAGTTGGGCCAACAGGACCACGCTGTCGGCCCAACCTACCTACCTGACTCAGACCAACACTACCCTGAACAAAAACCGGAGTGGGTACCTGGGTTACGAAGTGAGCTATGAGCTGGACAGCCTGAACCTGATTTCGGGACAGGTGAACCTCAACGGCAGCAAGTCGAGCGGAGGGGCGCATCAGAATTCTATTCTGAGAAGTACCTCCGAAATTTTGCAGCGTTACGACCTGGCCGATGACCGGGGAGGTACCGGCGACGGCATAGATGCATCGCTGAACTATCAACGAGGTTTTAAGCGAAACAAGAACCAACTGCTCACGTTTTCGTATCGTTTTTTAAAGTTTGGAAATGAGCAGAACGACGCGTTGCAGCTGACCAACACCCTTAACTACGACTTGCCAGACTACCAGCAGACCAATCTGCAGAATTTTTCGGAGCAGACTGCCCAAATCGATTTTGTGTATCCCGTCAGGAAGCTTACGGTCGAAGCGGGAGTAAAGGCCATTCTGCGCGACAATGAAAGCGATTTTCAATACCGCTCCTACAATCCCGATAAAGGTGTTTTTGAACCTCGGCCCGATTTTAGCAATCAGTACGACAACACACAGAATGTCTACGGTGCTTACAATTCCTATCAGTACACTTTCAAGAAGTGGGGTATCAAAGCGGGAGCAAGGATCGAACAAACCGTTATGCGGGCTGATTTCATATCGACCCAATCGGAGGCGAAGCAGCATTATTTCAACGTAATACCTTCGGTATCAATCAATCGGAAATTCAGGAAAGACGTGGGAATGAACCTGGGTTTTTCGCAGCGAATCCAGCGCCCGGGCATCTATCAACTCAACCCTTTCGTCGATCGATCGAATCCTCTTTTTGAAAGAACCGGCAATCCCGGTCTTCGTCCTGCCTTGGTAAACGATTTTCAATTGGGATACAACAAGTCGGCCAAAGGCTCCGTGAGCCTGGGAATCGGCGCTACGCTTTTTCAGGATTTGATCTTTCAGGTTTCCGTTCTTGACCCTGCTTCCGATATTACCCGCGTCACTTACGAAAA is from Salmonirosea aquatica and encodes:
- a CDS encoding RNA polymerase sigma factor; this encodes MQPSEEQVYIDKVKKGDSAAYRYLVDKYQDMAYTIALRIMRQAEDAEDAAQEGFVKAYQQLHSFEGKSKFSTWLYTIIYRTCLSKLQKQRIPAYPMEEGIDDTDDTVPPLDILETMEKQTYIREAIGRLPSIDGVLITLYYLNENSIREMAEITGLSESNIKVKLFRARKTLEQQLRFLL
- a CDS encoding DUF6249 domain-containing protein; the protein is MNDMDDLKHIIISVSAFAGIFGIVYVFMMTRYKERMAMIERKVDASLLDSTRKSLSPTLKFGMLFVGIAIGIIVASALNRWYSLSMGMSLLAMVFLFGGISLILNFIIERRLEK
- a CDS encoding outer membrane beta-barrel protein; the encoded protein is MKTRYLLVVLIFLLCFNQVLAQSVPGTDTVSGIVADSASQNPLDLITVQLLNKANTPVNVVYTAADGSFSIGYPEAGNYTLVLSGVGYKNRKIPVNATDDAQRTIRLGTILLSPETVALKEVLVTAAKPIVTQEIDRITYDLQADPESKVYSVLEMMRKVPLLSLDADNTLYMKGNTDFRILVDGKPSSMVERNYKEILRSMPASSIERIEVITSPPAKYDAEGLAGIINIVTRKKLDNGYRGSVNVSERFPVGGPGVGGTVSFKQGKLGMTALFGASIYNTPEVSSWANRTTLSAQPTYLTQTNTTLNKNRSGYLGYEVSYELDSLNLISGQVNLNGSKSSGGAHQNSILRSTSEILQRYDLADDRGGTGDGIDASLNYQRGFKRNKNQLLTFSYRFLKFGNEQNDALQLTNTLNYDLPDYQQTNLQNFSEQTAQIDFVYPVRKLTVEAGVKAILRDNESDFQYRSYNPDKGVFEPRPDFSNQYDNTQNVYGAYNSYQYTFKKWGIKAGARIEQTVMRADFISTQSEAKQHYFNVIPSVSINRKFRKDVGMNLGFSQRIQRPGIYQLNPFVDRSNPLFERTGNPGLRPALVNDFQLGYNKSAKGSVSLGIGATLFQDLIFQVSVLDPASDITRVTYENTGRARLLTGNMNINYPFTKRWNASVNARAAHGKVEGVVNGTRQTNQGLMYSVNVSTGYRFEKEWRITANLNANGPNVNLQGTSNTMVGTSISINKDLVKEKLSIAAAFNNPFTKFRKDHRESFGPNFLQTNDRRDYFRSFHLSLNYKFGKLKEEIKRNKRGIRNDDVQTGG